From the Ralstonia wenshanensis genome, the window CGCGTGCTGCCGATGCAGGTCGCGAACCACCCCGAGCGCAACAAGATCTACAACTGCCTGGGCTCGCCCAATCTGCCGCTGATCGACATCGGCGGGCCGGTCAACCTGGAACCTGGCGACGTCGCCATGCTGTGCTCTGACGGCCTGTGGGGCAGCGTGCAGGAAGACGAACTGATCGACACCTGCACCAGCTTCTCGGTCACGCAGGCAATTCCCGAACTGATTGCCCGTGCGCTGCGCAATGCCGGCGACACGGCCGACAACACCACCGCCATCTCCATGATGTGGGAGCTGGACGCCGTAACCACCACGCAGGATTCGGTGCAGACCGACACCCTCCCCCTGAACGCCTTCACCACGTCCATCCTGGACGCGCCGCAAAGCGAATCGGGGCTGATGTCGGAAGAGGAAATCGAGCGCTCCATCGCGGAAATCCGCGCCGCCATCGACAAGACCAGCAACCTGACGCGCTAAGCACGTCGCGCAGTCCTCATCCGGCCCGCCCTGCCGAGCGCAGCGCGGGCCGGTATCATGTCGGGCTAACCGTTTTCCTCAGCGAGACCCCCACATGCGACCCAGCGGCCGCCAGCCCGACCAACTCCGTCACGTCACCCTCACCCGCAACTTCACGCGCCACGCCGAAGGCTCGGTGCTGGTCTGCTTTGGCGACACGCAAGTGCTCTGCACGGCCAGCGTGCTCCCCAAGGTGCCGCCGCACAAGAAAGGCAGCGGCGAGGGCTGGGTGACGGCCGAATACGGCATGCTGCCGCGCTCGACGCACACGCGCTCCGACCGGGAGGCCGCACGCGGCAAACAGACCGGCCGCACGCAAGAAATCCAGCGCTTGATCGGCCGCGCGATGCGCTCGGTGTTTGATCTGCGCGCGCTGGGCGAGCACACGCTGCATCTCGACTGCGATGTGCTGCAGGCCGATGGTGGCACGCGCACGGCCAGCATTACCGGCGCGTTCGTCGCCGCATATGACGCTGTCTCGGTCATGCGCGAAAAGGGCCAGTTGGTGGGCAACCCGGTCCGCGACTTCGTGGCCGCCGTATCGGTGGGCGTGGTGGATGGCGTACCGGTGCTCGACCTGGACTACCCCGAAGACTCGGCGTGCGATACCGACATGAACGTCGTCATGACCGGCAGCGGCGGCTTTGTGGAAGTGCAAGGCACGGCGGAAGGCACGCCGTTCTCGCGCGCTGAAATGGACGCACTGCTGAATTTGGCCGACCAAGGCATCCGCACGCTGATCGGCCTGCAAAAGCAGGCCTTGGGCCTGTGAACGACACTGCCATGCGCAAGATCGTTCTGGCATCGAACAACGCCGGCAAGCTGGCCGAGTTCAACGCGCTGCTGGCCCCCCTCGGTTTCGACGTGACGCCGCAAGGCGCGCTCGGCATTCCCGAGGCGGAGGAGCCCTATGCGACCTTCGTTGAAAACGCGCTCACCAAGGCACGCCACGCGAGCCGTGTCTCCGGCCTGCCTGCGCTGGCAGATGACTCCGGCATCTGCGTGCATGCGCTGGGCGGCGCGCCGGGCGTGTATTCAGCGCGCTATGCGCAACTGGTGGGCGAGCCCAAAACGGACGCCGCCAACAACGCCCGCCTCGTCCGTGAACTGGCCGGCAAGGCGGACCGCGGGGCGCACTATGTTTGCGTGCTCGTCTACGTGCGCCATGCCGATGACCCGCAGCCGATCATTGCCGAAGGCAACTGGTTTGGCGAGGTGATCGACACCCCGCGCGGCGACGGCGGCTTCGGCTACGACCCCCACTTCCTGCTGCCTGATCTCGGCAAGACCGCTGCCGAGCTGACCAAGGCCGAGAAGAACAGCGTGAGCCATCGTGCACAAGCCCTCGCGCAGCTTGTCGAACGGCTGCGCACCTTTGAAAACGCCTGAAGTTCCGATGATCCCGATTCACCCCGCCGGCGCAGCCAAGACGCCTTCCTCAACTGCCGCTGAGACTGGTGACAAGGTCACCTCCGTCTTCCTGCAGCCGGGCAAGATCAGCCTGCCCGCTTCGCCGCCGCTGTCCTTGTACGTGCACGTGCCGTGGTGCGTACGCAAGTGTCCGTACTGCGATTTCAACTCGCATGCGGAGCCGGACCAGGGCATCCCGGAAGAGCGCTTTCTCGCTGCCGTGCGTCAGGATCTGGAGGCCGCGCTGCCGATGGTGTGGGGCCGGCATGTGCATACGATCTTCATCGGTGGCGGCACGCCCAGCTTGTTGTCGGCACAGGGGCTGGATCGTCTGCTGTCGGACATCCGCATGCTGCTGCCGGTCGACGCCGACGCCGAGATCACCATGGAAGCCAACCCGGGCACGTTTGAGGCAGAACGCTTCCGCAGCTATCGCGCCAGCGGCGTGAACCGCCTGTCGATCGGCATCCAGAGCTTCAACGACGCACACCTGCAGGCGCTTGGCCGCATCCACAGTGCCGCCGAAGCGCGCGCCGCGATCGACATCGCCCGCGCGCATTTCGACAACATCAACCTCGACCTGATGTTCGCCCTGCCGGGCCAGACACTCGCCGAATGCGAGGCTGATGTGGAGGCCGCGTTGTCGTGCGATACGAACCACGTGTCGCTGTACCACCTGACGCTGGAGCCGAACACGTACTTCGCCAAGTACCCGCCCGCGCTGCCGGATGACGACACGGCGTTTGCGATGCAGGACTGGATTCACGCGCGGCTGGCGGCGGCGGGTTACGAGCACTACGAGGTATCGGCGTATGCCAAGGCGGGCAAGCGCTGCAAGCACAACCTGAATTACTGGCAATTCGGCGATTACCTCGGCATCGGGCCAGGCGCGCACGGCAAGCTGAGCTTTCCGCACCGGGTCATCCGCGAGATGCGGCACAAGCATCCCGACACGTATCTGCGTCAGGCTGAGACGGCCGGCGGTGCGGCGGTCATGCAGGAGCAGCGCGAAGTCGACGCCGCCGACCTGCCGTTCGAATTCATGCTCAATGCGCTGCGTCTGACCGACGGTTTCCCGGTCACGCTGTTCCAGGAGCGCACCGGCCTGCCGCTGCGCTCCATTGAGCGACAACTCGACGCCGCCGAGCAGCGCGGCTTGCTGACGCGCGACCATGTCGCCATCCGCCCGACCGAGCTGGGCCAGCGATTCCTCAATGATTTGCAGGAATTGTTCTTGGCTGACGACGAAAACTGACGGTAACCGGTGCCAAGTTGCGCCAGGTGCCGTTACAATGGCGCCCTTGCTCGCAACGAGCAGCGCAGTACGAAGGAAGCGTGGCCGAGTGGTTTAAGGCAGCAGTCTTGAAAACTGCCGATGGGGTGACCCATCCGTGAGTTCGAATCTCACCGCTTCCGCCAGTCTTTGCCTTGCCACAGGGCGCTCCAGATTTCTCCAGCACGCCCTCGCCGCGTCGATTGACAACGCCGTGCGGCGGGCATTTCCGCTTTTACCAGTTCCGGGTCTTCAATAGCGCATGCCGTGTTAGTGCCGCGCCATTGGCCAAAGCGCATCGGGATCTTGTCCAAGCGCTTTGGCAATGGCCAGACGAACGCGCTTGGCCCCACTGCCCGCAATGGAAGACGACAGCAGTTGCGGAGTGACGTCGTCCAAACCCAGCTTTTCTGAAAGTTCACGCAAGGTGGCCTTGCCGAAACGCTCGTTGAGGAGGCGTTTTACGGTGGGTATGGCGCGGGGAAATTCGCGAGGAGCGGGCGTGCCGCCGCCTACCTGACTAGCGCTCTTGCGCTCCTTCGGCTCTATCGACAAATCGGCCGACTGAGGCAGAGAGTTCTCGGCCATTGAACGGCCTAAATTGGTCAAAGCTTCAGCTGCGTCTCGCCCTGTGCTGGAGCACATCGTGTCCGGTGCGACCAACACCGCAAAATAACGTCCGCGATCCTGGTACAACCTTACCTTACAAATTAAATCCATATTTATTGGGGCGCTAAATCAAAACCGGTTTATTGATTATTCTTCTTTTTAAATGGAATAACCTGACCGCCTCTGCTGCGCGTCGTTACCAAAGCCGAGGACGAAAGCGCTATCCCAAGCCCCTCGGGGGCTTGGGTTGGTCGAGCGCATGAAGACACTTCCCCGTTCTTCAAAAAAAGTACGACTTGTTCTTATATTGATTCACCAATGATCTAATTGGTGATGGTCTGCACATCCACGCCGAAGCAATGTCGCCGAAATGCCGACTCGAAAAGACCTGGGAGCATCCGCTCACCCGGGCCTGCGAGTCGGGCTTGGCCTACCGCGACCAAACGACTTGCTGTTTTTCCCCGTTACCCGCCCCGCGTCGACCCTATGAAACCGCGCAGGTGCTGAATATTGTTATGAGGCATGATGCTCACACCGCATATTGTCGAGAACGATAGCAGACGCTATTCTGACTGGCACCCTGCTAATTAGAGGGCTGAACCTGCCAGCAGATGCCGTTCGTGTCTGCTGCTTTTTGGTGCAACGGGCTTGAATCAGCATATTCCGGGGACGCGGTAAGCGCTGGCAGCGCTGTCAATGATCACAGCCTTGTGCAACCGTTTGTCGGTGCCTGGGATTGCGACCCAGCTTGGTCATGCACATCGGCGCCGGCCACCACTTCTTTTGTATTGCAACCAAACGCGGCAGACCATGGAAGTCCTCAATGATGTGAGCGCGATCGCTTTGGCCAATAGCCTTCCGGATGGCGTCTTCCTGGTCGACGAGCGGGGGCGGATCCGTCACGCCAACGCGGCCTGGCAAGACCTCCTTGGTTATCGGCCATCCGAGCTGGTCGGGCAATGCATGCTTGAACTCGTAGCGCCGGACGACCGCGACAGAACCCGAAGGGAGGCCGGTCGCGTTCAGGCGGGTGCAAAGTGCACCGGATTCGAAAATCGCTATCGCCACCAGCTTGGCACCGATGTCCAGTTGTCATGGTCGGCGCAGTGGAGCGTCGAGCACCGACTGCGCATCGGCGTGGCGCGTGACGTCACCGCAACGCGGGCCCTGGCCGAGCAGAGCCAGCTGGCGCAACTGCAAGCGCGTCTGGCGCCTCACGAATCCCGGGTATTGCAGTTGTTGTTGACGGAGGCTGCGGAAAAGCAGATCGCGGAACAGCTCGGCCTGGCCACGTCGACAACGCACTCTTACATCACGAATATCTATCGCAAATTCGGCGTCCGTGGCCGCGCTGGGCTGATGAGCCTGTGGCTCAAAGAGATGCAGAACCGCTGATACCCGCTTTGTTCATGGCCGGGCCTTGGTAGAGGAGCGCTTGCGCTCACCGGTTACCTACGACACCGGTACGCCAACTCCGCCTTGTGCCCGGCCACCCACTCGATATCACAGCACCGTCGCATCACCATCTGGCACAAATAGCGCGTGCCCCCTGCGCTATACTGCCGCCCGTCACGCACACAACGTGACCTCGGATTGGCGTCCGGGAGCAGATACAGGCGGGTAACCGCCGGCTGGCGGTTTTTTTACGCCCGTTCATCAAGTGCCTCCTATGGCCGGGCCTTGGTGAGGGAGCGCTCGCGCTCGCCGGTTTCCTGTATCGCCGGTACGCCAACCTTGCCTTGTGCCCGGCCACCCCGATTGGCGTCGGGGTTCGGGTACCTAGACCCGATACAGGAGCATCGAAATGCGCCACGCCCTTGCTCGCCTAGAGGACACGCAATCTACTTTCCCAGATACCCTCGGTAATCACAACGACGGGACTGAGCAACTTCAACGGCAACGTGCCGACCTCGTGCGAGCGCTGGCCGCGGCCGAAGCATCCGTAAGAAGATTTCCCCTCGGCTCATTGCAACAGGCCAACGCGCGGGCCCGTGTCACGCGTTCGCAGAGAGAATTGCGACGCCTGAAAGCCGCGCTTGGCACGCCAAAGCGGCATCAGGACGTGGGCGACTTCCTGATCGAGATGTTCCGCGAGCGCGTCTCCTTCAGCGAGTGGCAGTGCATCGTCGCCGAAGCCCGACGCCGCCACGACTCAAAAGCGACGGAAGGTCAAATCGGTACGCTCCCTGCGGGGCTGGGCGCACAAAGCTGATATAGTCGCGTCGCCTCCGATTTCTGAACTTTGCGATGTCTCTCGTACTCCGCCGAACCGTCCTCACGTTCGTTGCCGCAGCCTCGGTTGCAGGCGCCGGCTTGGTCCACGCGCAAGCCAGTGCGCCACAAGCGCCAGCAGCGTCCACGGCTGCATCGGGCGGTACCGTCGCTGAACTGCAGCAGTTGCTGGCGCAGAAACGCCTGACCGAACTGCGCACGACCTACAACGGCGACTACGGCACCAGCCTGCTGCTCGTCAACGAAGACACCACGGCCTACGTTGCCCTGTCGTATCGCAAAGAATTGTGGCGCGTGTACAAGTTTGCGTCGGTCGCTCCGGCCGAAGGCGCATACGACACGCTGGCCAGCCAGACCCGTACGTGGGCCGAAGATGATCTGCGCCGCGCCGTCACGGCGGGCCAGAAGGCGCAACTGGAGCGCGAAGCCCAGGCGGCTCAGCAGCGCGCCGAATCGCTCAGCCAGGAAGTGCGGATCATGCAGGCGCAGCGTCAGAAGATGCTGACCCAACAGCAGACCATGCGCCAGGAAACCAAGGCGCTGGACATTGAGCGCCGCGCGTATCAAACCCAGGTTGAATCGCTGCAGCAGCAGATCCGCCTGCTGGAAAAGCAGCTGAATGATCCGCACTGGTCGCCTGCGCCGTAACGATCTTTGGCGCCACCTCCCTGGCCTGCGCGAGAGCGGCGGGCCAGCGACCTCTCCGCGCTAGATGCAGCACGCATCGACTTAAGACCAATCTGATCGACCACCGTCCATCTGCCGCTTAGCATGGCGCCTGCTTGCGCAGCCGGCTTGGATGTCCGCTGCGGCCATCAGCGGAGACGGCCTTGGAATCCCCCAACTTCATCATCGACGGACACCTGCGCCTACCGGGTCTGGTGCGTATGCCGCCGCCCTTCGGGCCAACGCTCGATAACGTGCAGGCCAACGCCGCTACACAGGTCAGCGCGCCGATCGATCCCGCAGCCAACACGTGGGGGGACGCTGGTGCTGCGGACCACGGGCAGTGGCGTCGACGCGTGACTGTGCTGTCGATTGGCATGGCGTGCACATTGGCGGCTGCGCTGCTTGGCTGGCAGACCGGGCAGCATCGGCAACCCGCTGCACAGCTTGATCAAACAACCGTGGCCGCCCTCCCCCCGCAGACCGCATCGCCACGTTCACTCGATCATTCTTTTGCGTCGCCGGCGGCGCCCGTGGAAACCAACGAAGCCACGGAGCCGCATGCCGCCACCACGGCAGCAGCCGCAGCCAACGTTGCCCAGGCGACCGATATGACTTTCGACGAAACGGAAGTTGCCGCGCCGGTCATCGCTGCAACACCGCCGGCCGCGACGCCATTGCCGGTGAAGCCGCGGCCTCGAGCGCTGGCGCAGGCCGTCGCGCGCCCGCCGACGGCGTCCGAATTGCAGCACACACCCGTGTTGCACGACGAAACGCCAGCGTCCATCGAAGCCGAATGGGCCACGGCCGACACGGCGCCGATCACCTCAGCCTATGCAGCGCCGGGCACACCGGTGCACATCGAACTACAACGGCATAAGCGCTTCACGGACTGAACAGCGCGCTGCGCCGTCGCGCTAGCTCAGTGCAGCTGGCCGCCCGTTTCGCGTACGTCGTGCAACGTGCGCAGCGTTGTCTCGATGGCGATGCGCAGACCAGTCACGATGGTGTCGTGCGCCATGCTCGGTTGCCCCGGGTGCTTGGCTGCCTGCGACGGCAGATACGGGATGTGGATGAAGCCGCCGCGCGTGGGCAGCTTGTGACGGGCGATGGCATGCATCAGCCCATAGAAGACGTGGTTGCAGACAAAGGTACCGGCCGTCTGCGACACCGACGCAGGAACACCGCCCGCACGCAACTCGCGCACGATGGCCTTGATCGGCAGCGTTGAAAAATACGCGGCCGGTCCGTCGCTTGCGATTGCGATATCGATGGGCTGTTTGCCGGCGTTATCGGCAATGCGGGCGTCGTCGACATTGATGGCGATGCGCTCGATGGCCATCTCGGCGCGGCCACCGGCCTGCCCCACGGCGATCACCACATCCGGCTGCAGTGTCTGCAGCAACTTGCCGAGCACTTTGTTGGATTCACCAAAGATGGTCGGCAACTGGTGCGCAACGATGTCGGCGCCGGCGATTCCCTGCCCATCGAGGGTGCGCACGGCTTCCCACGACGGATTGATGGGTTCGTTCTCGAACGGATCGAAACCGGTGACGAGGACGGTAGGCATGACGTTCTCCTGCGTGCTGCGTAAGACTAAAACGATGATAAACGTCCGTCGAACATCATGCCCAAGCGCGTTGCGGCGTCAGTTGGCCTTGCTGCGCTTGTTCTCGAAGTTCAACAGGATGTCGACTTCTTCCGTGCCCGCGGTGTGCAGCCATTCACGCGTCAGGCGTTCGCCCAGGCGGCGCATGTCGCCCTGCAAGGTCACGTCGGGATTGAGCACGCGCACGCCGGTCTTGGCGAGCTCGGCTTCATCGCGCTCATAGGTCTGGCGGCTGGCGTCCCAACCCCGCGTCTCGTAATCCTTGGCGAGCTTGAGCACGGTCTGCTGCATCGCCGGCGGGAGCTTGGCGAAGCGCGCCTCGTTGACGAACACGGCGTTCTTCGGGATCCACGCGTTGACCTTGTAGTAATAGGTCATGCGCTGGCCAGCCTTCGTTTCCAGACCGGTGGACGGCGAGGTGACCATCGTGTCGATCCGCCCGCCGGCAATCGCGGCGGTCAGATCGGCGGCTTCCACCTGCACGGCCTGGGCACCATACAACTCGGCAATGCGCTTTTGCGCCGCGTTATAGGTGCGCAAACGATGTCCCTTCAGGTCGGACAAACGGGCGATCGGTGTTTCGGAATACAGGTTCTGCGGCGGCCAGGGTACGGCGTACAGCAGGCGCAATCCGTTGGCCTTCATCAGCGCTTCGATGTGGCTGCGCGAGGCATCCCACAGCAGGCGCGCATCGTTGTAGCCCGACACCACGAAGGGAATCGAATCCACGCCGAAGAGCGGATCGCGCTGGGCCAGCGTCGAAAGCATCACCTCCCCCGCCTCGGCTTTGCCGTCCTTGACGCCGTCAAAGATGGCGGCCGGCTTGAGCAGCGTACCGTTCGGATAAACCTCAAGCTTGAGCCCGCCGTTGGTGGCGCTGCTGACGGCGCTGGCGAAGGCCTGCAGGTTTTGCGTATGGAAATTGAGGGCCGGATACGGCGTGGCCACTCGGAGCGTTTCCGCGCTGGCGTGCGCGGCGGAAATCAGCGACAGGGCGCTAACTGCGAGAACACAAAGAAAGCGGCGTCCCGACATGGAACGGCCGCTCGTCATCTGGCTGCTCATGAATCCCCCCGGAGAAAGAGCACGATGCGAGGTCTACGACCGCATGCCCTTGTCTCGCGGGCAGCGATCGCGCTTGGTGACGTCGGCGGGGGAAGAACCGCCCGCGTGACGCACACCGCACGCGACGCATTAAACACGATTAGTGGAGCATCAGGAAGTACAAGAGCAGGATATTGGCTGTAAGCAACAGCAGCGCGGTCGGGACTTGCGCTTTGATCACAGCGTTCTTATCGGACAACTCCAGCAACGCAGCCGGCACGATATTGAAGTTCGCCGCCATCGGGGTCATCAGCGTGCCGCAGTAGCCCGAGAACATGCCGATGGCCGCCATCACCGCCGGGTTGCCATGGAACACGCCCACCAGGATCGGCACCCCCACGCCGCCCGTCATGACCGGGAAGGCTGCAAAGCCGTTGCCCATGATGACGGTGAACAGCGCCATGCCCACGCAATAGACAACGACCGCAACGAGGCGATAGTCCATGTTGATGTAGGCGGTGGTCAGGTGCGCAACAGCCTTGCCCACTCCGGCATCGGCGAAGACGAGACCCAGCATGGCCAGCATCTGCGGCAGCACCAGCGCCCAGCCGAGCGACTCCGTCAGCCGGCGCGATTCACGCATGGCCTGCACCGGCGTGTCGCGCGTCAGCCAGCACGCCAGCGCGAGCGAGATGATGCAGCCCAGGCCCAGCGAGACGAAGGTCTGGTTCTTCGGATCGAGCAGCAGATCGCCGCCGATCTTGATGTCCTTCAGGAACACGCTGCCGATGACGGTGACCAGCGGAATGGTCAGTGCCGGAATGAACAGGCGGTTACCCAGGCGTTTGGCGGATGCACGGCGCTCTTCTGCCGGCAGTTCGCCATGCTTGCCCAGCGTTACACCGCCCGTGCCGGCCAGCAGCGCCATCACCACGGCGCCGATGCCCACCGCGATCGGCGGGATCTTGTCGCCAACGAGAAAGATGACGGCGAAGATCGCCCAGAACAGGCCCGTGGTCCAGCGACGCGGGTGGTTCTTGTCGGCAAAGGTCATCAGCGCGGTGATCGTCAGGATGATCCCGGCCAGCCAGTACAGATAGTTGATTGACAGAATCATGGCTTACCCCTGCTTGGCCGCGGCCGCGTTGGTGTTAGCGGCGGCACCCATTTCACGGGCAAGCCAGCCGTCCAGGCGCTTGAGGCGCACCGAGTGGATCAGGAACGCGCAGACCGCGGTCGGGATGCCCCACACAGCGATGTGCAGCGGTTCCACGTCGATGCCCGAGCCGAGCAGGAACGTGTGCATCAGCGCGATGGCGCCAAAGGCCACGAAGATGTCTTCGCCGAAGAACAGGCCGACGTTGTCGGTGGCGGCGCAGAAGGCCAGCAGGCGTTCGCGCACCGGCGCCGGCAGTTTGCCGAAGCGGTTTTCGGCGGCACCTTCGGCCATTGGGGCCAGCAGCGGACGGACCATCTGCGGATGCCCACCGAGGCTCGTCAGACCGGCAGCCGCCGTCAGCTCGCGCACGGCGAGGTAGACGATCAGCAGACGGCCCACCGTGGCCGATTGGATGCGCGAGATCCAGTTCTGCGCGTGCTCACGCAAGCCGTGACGCTCGAGCAAACCCACCACCGCGAGCGGCAGCAGGATGATCAGCGGCAACGTCCGCGTCTTGATGATGCCCGTCCCGATCGCCGTCAGGATTTGGTCGATGGACATCGATGCCGCAAAGCCGGTGGCGATGGCGGCCACGGCCACCACCAGCATCGGATTGAATCGCAGGATGAACCCCGCGATGATGACGGCCACCCCGATCAGCGGCCATAGATTCACTGCCGTACCCATGTGGTGCTTCCCCCCAAGTTAATAAAAAGCCCCGCTGGAAGGACGGGGCCGTGGCTCAGGCGCCGGCGCGAACAGCGATCCCTTCGCTGCCCAGCCGTTCCCGAATGCGTCGCGCGAACGCCAGCGCATGCGCGCCGTCGCCGTGCAGACAAACCGTTTCCGCGCGGATCGGAACCCACGTGCCATCGATGGCCTTTACGCGCTGCTCGCGCACCATCGTCAGCGTCTGGTCGAGCGCGGCATCTTCGCTGTCGATCAGGGCACCCGGCGTGCCGCGTTTGACGAGCGAGCCGTCCGCGTTGTACCCGCGATCGGCAAACACCTCTTCCTTGGCCTGCAGGCCAAGCTCGCGCGCGGCCTTGACCAGCTCACCGCCCGCCAGACCAAACACGACGAGCGACGGATCGAAATCACGGATCGCGCGCACGATGGCGACGGCCAGAGGCCGGTCACGCGAAGCCTGGTTGTACAGCGCGCCATGCGCCTTCACGTGGGCGAGCTTGCCACCCTGCGCGCGCACGATGGCCGACAGCCCGCCGATCTGGAACAGCACGCCCGCGTAGATTTCATCCGGCGGGAGGTGCATTTGAGTGCGGCCGAAGTTTTCGCGATCAGGAAAACTCGGATGCGCGCCGATCGATACGCCCTGGCGTAGCGCCCAGCCGACGGTCTGGCGCATCGTGTTGACGTCGCCGGCGTGCCAGCCGCACGCGATGTTGGCGGAACTCACCAGCGTGAGGAGCGCCTCGTCGGTATCGCAGCCCTCGCCGAGGTCGGCGTTCAGATCAATTGCAGTCATGGTGTTGTCTTCCGGTGCATCAGGCGTTCAGTCGCGTCTTGGCGGTGCGGTGCGCGCTCGACAGAATGCCCTGGCGCTGCCAATCCAGCGCGGTTTCAATTTGCTGCAGATACCGTGCCACGTCGGCGCGGGCGGCTTCGGCCTGCTCCAGCGTCACGCGCTCGAAGCGCACGCGCGTGCCAAGCGGAATCTGCGCCAGCCGCCATTGGTCGGCCAGGATGACGGAGCCGATCTTCGGATAGCCGCCCGTGGTTTGCGCATCGGCCATCAGCACAATGGGCTGGCCAGACGGCGGCACCTGGATCACGCCAGGCACCACGCCGTGCGAGAGCAGATCGCCGCTGCGCTGCTTCTTGCGCTTGAGTTCCGGCCCTTGCAGGCGAAAGCCCATGCGGTTGCTGTTGGGCGTAAGCGTCCAGTCTGATTCCCAGAACGCGGCTTGCGCGTCGGCAACGAAATCGTCGTATTCGGGACCCGGCAACACGCGCATGACGGGCGTGTCCTTCTGCGCGCGGTCGAATGTCCAGCGGGCTGCCTTCACGGCAACGGTATCGCCGCTGATGTCGGGGGCATACGTCGTATCGGCAGGCAGCACGGGCAGCCTGTCGCCGTCCTTCAGCGGGCGCCCGTCAAGGCCGCCGAATCCGGCTTTCAGATCGGTGCTGCGCGAGCCCATCATCTCGGGCACATCAATGCCACCGGCCACGCAGAGATAGGCGCGCACGCCGCCCTGGGCCACACGCAAGGTCAGCGTCTGACCGCGCTGCACGGGAATGGCGCGCCATGCATGCACCGGTGCGCCGTCAAGCGTGGCGCGGCAATCCGCACCCGTCAGCGCGATCAGGCCATTGGCGTGGAAGCGCAGCGTGGCGTTGCCCAGCGTGAACTCGATGCCCGCCGCATCACTGCGGTTACCAACCAGGCGGTTGCCCACATACAGCGACAGCGGATCGAGCGCGCCCGACGTGCATACGCCAAAGCGGCGATAGCCGGTGCGGCCCAGGTCTTGCACGGTGGCCAGCACGCCGGCACGCACGATCTCGATCATGGGTTGGGGTTTCGAACTCATGCGAGCACCTTCGAGGCAACAAAACGGATGCGGTCTCCAGGCGAGAGCAGCGTGGGGGGATTGCGCTGCGGCATGAAGAGCGCCGCGTCTGTACGGCCCAGCAGTTGCCAGCCACCGGGGGATGCGGCCGGGTAGATGCCCGTCTGCTCACCGCCGATGCCCACCGAGCCGGCCGGCACGGCCATGCGCGGCTCGGCGCGGCGCGGCGTGGCGAGCGACTTGTCGAGCCCGCCCATGTAGGCAAAGCCGGGCTGGAAGCCCAGGAAATAGACGATGTATTCGGGCGCGGTGTGGCGACGCACGACTTCGGCCGTGCTCAGGCCAGTGTGCCTGGCCACTTCGCGCAGGTCGGGACCTTCGTCACCGCCATATGCGACTTCGATGTCGACGAGTTTGCCGTCGGCCACC encodes:
- a CDS encoding DUF969 domain-containing protein, translating into MGTAVNLWPLIGVAVIIAGFILRFNPMLVVAVAAIATGFAASMSIDQILTAIGTGIIKTRTLPLIILLPLAVVGLLERHGLREHAQNWISRIQSATVGRLLIVYLAVRELTAAAGLTSLGGHPQMVRPLLAPMAEGAAENRFGKLPAPVRERLLAFCAATDNVGLFFGEDIFVAFGAIALMHTFLLGSGIDVEPLHIAVWGIPTAVCAFLIHSVRLKRLDGWLAREMGAAANTNAAAAKQG
- a CDS encoding DUF979 domain-containing protein, producing the protein MILSINYLYWLAGIILTITALMTFADKNHPRRWTTGLFWAIFAVIFLVGDKIPPIAVGIGAVVMALLAGTGGVTLGKHGELPAEERRASAKRLGNRLFIPALTIPLVTVIGSVFLKDIKIGGDLLLDPKNQTFVSLGLGCIISLALACWLTRDTPVQAMRESRRLTESLGWALVLPQMLAMLGLVFADAGVGKAVAHLTTAYINMDYRLVAVVVYCVGMALFTVIMGNGFAAFPVMTGGVGVPILVGVFHGNPAVMAAIGMFSGYCGTLMTPMAANFNIVPAALLELSDKNAVIKAQVPTALLLLTANILLLYFLMLH
- a CDS encoding TRAP transporter substrate-binding protein encodes the protein MSSQMTSGRSMSGRRFLCVLAVSALSLISAAHASAETLRVATPYPALNFHTQNLQAFASAVSSATNGGLKLEVYPNGTLLKPAAIFDGVKDGKAEAGEVMLSTLAQRDPLFGVDSIPFVVSGYNDARLLWDASRSHIEALMKANGLRLLYAVPWPPQNLYSETPIARLSDLKGHRLRTYNAAQKRIAELYGAQAVQVEAADLTAAIAGGRIDTMVTSPSTGLETKAGQRMTYYYKVNAWIPKNAVFVNEARFAKLPPAMQQTVLKLAKDYETRGWDASRQTYERDEAELAKTGVRVLNPDVTLQGDMRRLGERLTREWLHTAGTEEVDILLNFENKRSKAN
- the pxpA gene encoding 5-oxoprolinase subunit PxpA, with translation MTAIDLNADLGEGCDTDEALLTLVSSANIACGWHAGDVNTMRQTVGWALRQGVSIGAHPSFPDRENFGRTQMHLPPDEIYAGVLFQIGGLSAIVRAQGGKLAHVKAHGALYNQASRDRPLAVAIVRAIRDFDPSLVVFGLAGGELVKAARELGLQAKEEVFADRGYNADGSLVKRGTPGALIDSEDAALDQTLTMVREQRVKAIDGTWVPIRAETVCLHGDGAHALAFARRIRERLGSEGIAVRAGA
- a CDS encoding 5-oxoprolinase subunit C family protein → MSSKPQPMIEIVRAGVLATVQDLGRTGYRRFGVCTSGALDPLSLYVGNRLVGNRSDAAGIEFTLGNATLRFHANGLIALTGADCRATLDGAPVHAWRAIPVQRGQTLTLRVAQGGVRAYLCVAGGIDVPEMMGSRSTDLKAGFGGLDGRPLKDGDRLPVLPADTTYAPDISGDTVAVKAARWTFDRAQKDTPVMRVLPGPEYDDFVADAQAAFWESDWTLTPNSNRMGFRLQGPELKRKKQRSGDLLSHGVVPGVIQVPPSGQPIVLMADAQTTGGYPKIGSVILADQWRLAQIPLGTRVRFERVTLEQAEAARADVARYLQQIETALDWQRQGILSSAHRTAKTRLNA
- the pxpB gene encoding 5-oxoprolinase subunit PxpB, which encodes MQCTIHRLGELALLCEVPPPATLTCQQRIWAMASRASNWAGVVDVVPGMNNLTLVFGPMADAQRLATQLREAWEESQALVADGKLVDIEVAYGGDEGPDLREVARHTGLSTAEVVRRHTAPEYIVYFLGFQPGFAYMGGLDKSLATPRRAEPRMAVPAGSVGIGGEQTGIYPAASPGGWQLLGRTDAALFMPQRNPPTLLSPGDRIRFVASKVLA